The Desulfosoma sp. DNA window GAACGGTGCCGGCAAACGCGATATTTCCTTTGAAGACATGGCTTCGCTCGAAACTTTTTCTGCAGGAGATTCCCGTCGTTGTGCTGAAGATCCTGGAGACGCCTTCATGATCATGGGCGGGACTCTTGCAGGCATGGTTTTATCCCAGATCGCGCTGCCTGAACATCCCCTTTTCTATGTAGGTTTTCCTATTACGCCGGCTGGAAATCCTTTCTATGCCATGGCGGAAGCCTTTGCCAACGGCCATCCCTATATCGTGGTGGATGAACTCAACCCGTCGGAAAAAGTGGCAGCGGAAAAACTTCTGGGTGTGGCTCGCACCGGCTTATTCCTTCCCGTCACTTTTACGGCTTCCCAAGGCTGGAGGCTCTTTACGGAAATAATTCCTCAGTTTGTAGGGGCGCGCTTGGAAGGTCTCTTTCTTTTAACCAAGCGGGCCTTAGCGGCACCTAATCTGAATATCGAAGAAAGTCACACGGATTTCATGAGTTTTCGAGATGATGGCGGCATCATGCTGGCTCCCAAAAGCATTCAAGAATACGTGCCTTGTTTGTATCTGGCTCGGCTCTTGACCCACTTTGCCAAGTTGCCCGTGATCCTTTCCATCGGCGGCATTACCGACACACACAAAATCGGGCTGACCCGGGTGCCGCCCGATACGGTGGTGCGTCGATGGCTTACGGAAACCTTGCAAGACTTTGATTTTCTGGAAGGGCGCATCGTCAATAAGGCCGGGCAAAGGGTGGTCCATGGTCCAAGTTGTACGGCGGCCACATATCAGGAAACCCAAAGTGAGGTGGAAAAGGCTCATGAGATGGTGCGCCATGTGTGGCCCACAGCAGTGGAGGCCGTACGAAGACTGACCGGTGTCTCCTTGCATCCCTTGGAAGTGCGAACGGCCGGATCAGCCTGGAAAGAAGCTTCGTTGAAGGACAAGGAGGGACTGGAAACCCTTCTCATCCTTCAAGGGTCTTTATTCCCCAACGCGGTGGAAGCCCTTCAGGAACTGGAAGAGGAAGGCTGGCGAGGGATGGGATGTGTGTCTGTGCGACTCATGAATCCATTCCCTGAGGAGGATCTTCAAGGCTGGATACAAGGTCTTCGGGCGGTGGCCGTCCTCGATCGATCCAACAGTTTCGGTTCCGTTCCTCCGTTGGCTTCTCGAGTTTTCAATGCGTGCGCCCGCATGCATCAAGGATCGAATCATGAAAGCTCCGTCCTTTTGCGCAGCCTGGTTGGTGGCTTAGGTGGTCGTGAAATCACGGTCCCGGAAATGAAAGACCTCCTGCTTTCGACCCATCTTCTCTTCAGCCCTTTACAACCGTGGGAACAGGAAGCCTTGCAACGATGGGTCGAGGAAGATGAAACCCTTAAAGATTGGATCCAGGAATTGACCGCGCTGCATGTGCGGGCTTTGGCACGACACACTCGAGTTCCCAAGCACCTCGAGGGCCGAAATGATCCTGAAGAAGCCTTTGTTCAAGAGCTGCATCGTCTGATCATCACTCGAAATTATGGGCGGCTTCTTGCCCATTATCACCAGGTGGAATTTGTAGGACCTCGGGAGCTCTATGGAGAAACAGTCCTTCGGCAGCGTTTGGTCCTGGAGCTGGAAAAGCGCCTGGCACGAGTGGCTGCGGATTTGGGGCACAAGGACTGGCGACGCGCCCTGGTTTTGCTCTACTACGGTGGATCGGACCCGGACCGCGAAAAAGCACGGCTTCTCCTTTCTGGATCACCGCCTCCTTTCGTTTCCAACATCCTTCTGAATCGATTCAGGCTGGATATTTCGGAGCCGAAGGAAACGTTTCGAGTGGAAACATCTGAAGGGCCGGCGAGGGAAATCCTTTCCGTACGGTCGGAACAGCTCGCAGAAGAAGCCGGGGCACAGCCCGCTATGCCCTGGGCATGTGTTCTGGAAGACGATGAGAAAGAAGCGGCTACGTTCTTTTTTGTTCCTTTCGAGCCGGAAGAAAAGGATCGTATCGAAAGAATTGTGAAAAGTCTTGTGGGCCTGTCCATGTCTAGGCCCCTGTTTCTCAATCCTGAAGATTACGATCGCCTGCTTTTGGAATCTTTAGCTCAGGACGAGGAATCCCAGTGGAGCCGTTTGATGGCCGAAGCTTCTGCAGAGGCTGTGGGACGGTTGGAATCGGGCTACCTGTGGACCTATCGTGAAAACATCGACCGATGTGTGCAGCGTGAAGTTTTGGTGAAACTCTACGCTCCGGAAATCGAGGACTTCTTTGAAGGGCCGTCACGGCAAAAACTTCAATCATTTGTCAACGAGCTGGAAGATTCCATGAGTCCTGAAGAAAAAAGGAAAACCGTTGAAGACCATGTGCGGCGCCACGTCTTGGCCGGCTGCACAAAATCCCAGGAGTTTTACCTGGAATATTTCCGCACATGGGTGTGGCCTGAAATCAGCGGCCAAAGAGCCATCTGAGTTCAAGACGGGGGATGACCATGGGCATCGAAGGAATCATCTTGCAATCTTCTTTGGAACAATTTTACGCAGGTCTGTCCGCCGATCTGGAAAGCGCTCTTCGCAGAGCGGCGGGAGAAGTTACAGGAACACTTGGGGAATGTTTTCTGTTTCAAGAAACCACTTTCAACGTCCATAGAAGGGTGGAGCAGGCTCTTGAGGAGCTCCAAAGAATCGATCAGGCATGGAGCACGGAAGCCGAGGATTTGGATCCGGAAAAGGTCTTTCTCGGAGCAGTCCGCCACGTGTGGTTTGCTTCGAGAGATTCGCGAGAACATGCACGGAAGGTGGGTTTTTTTTCGACACAGCCTTGTGATCTTTTACCATGGGTTCGATGGTTTCTTCTGGTGGAAAACTATCACCGAACGGATCCATCCTTTCATGATCGAAGGCTGGATCGGTTACGTTATTTAAAGTCCGAAAATCCTGAAGCCCCCTGCGTCACTCACGAAGATGTGCTTCTCTGGCTTGAACACCAGCTACTGACCCATGAAAACGAACCGCTTTCCTTCATTGCTCAAAAATGCGCCGACCAGTTACGTCATCGCCTGGATCCAACGCTGAAACCTGAAATTTCCTTGGAAGCTTTCTGTTACCTGTTGCTTCGTTGTCACCAGTTTTGTTTGGCAGAGACCATGACCGAAGAGCACGCGGCGCGACTGCAAGCCGTTTTGGGATGGCGCCGTTTTCTGTCTTTGACGGATCTTATGCTTGTTGTGATTCAGCGGGTGATCGAAAGAGAGCCTTTGCCCAATGCCGTCTCGGTTTTGGAAGGGTTGATGGCCGATGGTTTTCACATACGGCATGCCAGTTTTAAGGATCCCTACGAAGCGGATGTGGTGTCTCCTGAAGAAACGGCCCAATTTGATGAAGCGGCCATACGTATCTTGACCCCCATCCATGAACTGCAAGGCCATTTGGAAGAGGATTGCCGATCCGTTTCTCGCCGCTGGCATCAGCAGCGGGCCAAGGTGCTGGACGAATTGTTGAGCGAAATACGAGAGCTCCAGGACATGATTCTTCAGCCTTTGCCTCGAAAACACCTGATTGCGCAAAGCTTACGCCTTTTCACCTCATGGAGCCTGGCGGGATGGAAAAACAGGGAAGACGGTCCAAGGGCTTTGATGGATCGTGTGCGGGCCATGTTCCCGGAACGCATCCTCAAGGCTCTGGTACGGCAACGTCGTGGATACGAACTGGCCACACGAAAAGAATGGACCCAACTACTGGAAAGAGAATGTCGATTACAGTGGGAAAGCTATTGGAAAGAACCGGGATCTCGAACTTTTGGAGAAGCCGATTTTCGAGTGTGGACACGTACCCAGGCCCTTGCTTTGGGGTCGACTCCGCCCGTCGACATCAACACGGATGCAGAAGAAATGCACCGTATTTTGAACACTCTGGCCGACCATGTGGTCCGGTTTAAAGCATCGTTGGAGACTGAGACTGTATCGGCTTGCTTGGGAGTTCCGGTCAGTTTCCCCACGGCGGGAACCCCTCTGGAATTTTTAGAACATCTACGAGACATGATGCCGTTGGAAAAGGTAAGCCTTCAGGCACCGAGGCTTCAACAACTTTCTCCTGAAGAAGCCTCCATACTCCACACGCGAACCTTGGTCCAATTCGCCGAGGCTTTTTATCTATGGGTCGTTGCGCAGCGTAAAAAAGTTCAAGGAGAACCTCTGAGCCTTTCTGTGGACCAGATTCCATCCTTGGCCTCGGTCATGGTTCCTCCATGGGAAAAGCTAGCCCATGATTTGGCACGCAAGGCTGTGCAAAAATTTCAGGACCGGGCTGCACCCATTTATCGACGTCAAAAACATCCCATCTGCGTGGATGAAGACGAATGTGGAGTGCATCTGGCCCATTTTATGGTTCGAGAATTGAAAACGGATGTCATGGCGGCTGCGGAAACCGGCGACCTGGAACCTGTGCGTCAAGCTCTTTTGGATGAATCCACGCGGATCATGGCTCCCCGACTGGTTCAATGGCATATGGTTCCAGAAAAATTCCTACTTCAGTGGGCTGGGCTTTTGAATGGCCGTTCGGGCAGCGATGAGCTTGTGAAAGCCCTGGTGTCGATTCTTCCTGGCATGAACTGTGGAGCGTGCGGAGAAAGTCGCTGTACCGGTTTTGCTCTGGGGCTGGCCCAAGGCCGACACCATGCCGCCGAATGCGTGCATCTTTCGCCGGTTCACCGCGAAAGGCTCACACAACTTTTGCGAACGGCATCGGCTCAGGCTTTTTCTGAGAACGGTTTCAGTTCAGCTTACGATCTTTTTAAAAATCCTGCGGCATGGCGGCGCTTGCCTAAAGGGCACCCTTTAAAGCTTCGCATCACCAGGGTGCTGGACGTCAAAGAGCAAGATGTGCGCCGAAGGGTCATGGACAAGGCTATGACTCAGTGGCAAAGCCTTGCATCTAAGCCCGATGTGTGTAAGCGGCCGGATATGGAAGCTTTCTATCAAGGCCTAGTGGCGACCATCGGTTATGAAGCCACGGAAAAGATTCAGCCGGAAGAAAGACAATGGCTGATTCGAAACGGTGAGATGCGTTTGAATAAGGAGTGGGAACGCCTCAAAAACCGAGCGGACTGGCTCACGATGGAACGACGTTTGGTGGCCGGCGCTCCATCGGCCCAACGTGAAGATCCCGAAGTTCAAGCGGAACGATTCTATGCAACCGTTCCGTATCTTCATCTGCTCGGGAAGCAAGATCGTCGTCGTCTTTTGGCCTATCGACTGGAACGTTTCGAAGAAGGCTTTTTCCAGTGGTGGAATCAGGATCTTCTGGCCATGAACCACCCTCAGTATCGCATCGATAACTGGGAAGAATTTTCGAAAGTAATCAAAAACGCTTACTGGCATCAGGAAAATTTTCCGGCACCTCGAACCGTGGCCGAAGAGCTTCTTCGAGAGATGGAGCATCGGGGCGACAAGGAGGTCTTTTTTCGGGATGTTTTGACTGCATGGATTCAACCGTTAGGAGAAGTTCCAACAGGAAAGCAATCTCGGGGCTTCCTTGAGGATTCAGGGGATTCGGGGGAGGTTCAGAGCATCTCTCAATTGAAAGCCCACTTGGAAAGACTGTGTCGGGACATGATGGCTCACGAAGAAGAAACGGGCTTCGGAAAAACGAGCCCGGACATGGATCGGCGTCTGGAGCTAGCGTGGAAAGCTTTTCAGACATCGAACATCTCCTTTGGCGAAAATTTCACAGTTTCGAAGGCTGAAGGCAGGGAGCCTCAATGGATTCGGGATATGATTCGCGAGTTACTGGAAGAGCAGGAACGGGAGCGGCTCCTGGCCGAGATTGTGGAAAATGCTGTTGCATCGAACCGGGCTCAATGGCTTCCTGCGGAAAGCCTTCGAGCCTGGATCTCGAACGCTTTGCGCCGTGGAATTCAACCTTCCGAAATTTTGGAAAAAATATTCGGCTGGTTTCAAAGTTTTCCTCAGTGGAAAGAGACCCTTCTTTTGGATGCGCTTCAGAAGATGGTCAGTTTGGCACGATGGCGGTTCCTTGTGGAAGCCTTTTCAGGGGTTGTTTTGGAGGGCATACCGAGCACGGAGGTGGATTGGTACGAGAGAAGGTTTCCGCGGTGGATGAAAGAAGTGGAATCGGCCGTACGGCGTCGTGGTGATTTCGATAGAGAGCGGCTTTTGCACTACCTTTTCGTCCTGGCCAAAAGGGAAGGGGACCTGGATGTCATCACGGCTCTGTTGCGAGAAATCCGTGAAACCTCGGATGTTATTGAAGCCGCCTGGCTTCAGTTTACCAATGATCGAGTCACGGAACCCTTACCGGCTCCTTTATCAAAGGGATTTGGGGCTCGTTACAGTTTGTTGGTGAACCGCATGAAAGATCTGGAACCCATTCGACGATGTCTCCAGGAAGGGGTTCCTCGAGGTGAAAAACCCGATGTGGTGGCCGCCGTGCGCGAATTGCAGCTCTTTATGCGATTCCACATAGTACGCGATGATGCCGAATCCAAGGGTGCCGATGCATGCTTTGAGGCTTTCTGGGAGGAGGGTTACAACCTGGAAGGCTTGAACAAGGATGATCTACGCCTCGCCTTCAACCGTGAATGGCAAAACCGAGCCCGATGGCGTCAAGATCGAATCTGGATCATGACCATGGCCGTCGCTCGAAGGTTGGCGTCCCAAAGCCATGAACTCTACGAAGCCGACAAAGCCTTTTCCAAAGTTCGCCAGGGGCTGCTTCGGGAGGAAGGGATGGAAGAGGCTCGAGACGTGATTCAACGCCGCGGCATTGCCCTGGGCACCATCAAGGAGGCCATGTACCGAGAACTTTCGGAATTGTTGGAAAAAGAGCGCATGGAATCCTTTAGGACTCGAATCCGCCAAATCGTGCACGAGCTGGACCGAAAAAGGCTTCGCATCGTCCAGGCGTGGTACACGGGCACCGTCAATCGATACAGTGTTTTTCATCTTCTTCGCCAATACCAAAAACAGACCCATTCTCCAAGCGGCGAGGATTTTCGAGACTTTTTCATGGAACAATGGTTCCAGCGCATCGAACGTCTGAGAGCCTCGGATCGAGAAGACCGTCGGCATCGCATTCGAGAAGTGGATGAGGGATTTCAAGCCGTTCTCGGTGTCTCTCCTTTGGTTTTGGAAAAGGAGGCTGAAAGAGAATCGGCCGAGGCTTGGAACACCTGGCTTCGGGGATCCCAGGAGGAAATTTACCGTCGTCTAGGCGGGCTTTCCGAGAACTCGCAATGTCAAGCTCTCTAGCGCCGTATCAAGGGAGGGGCGAGGTGTCGCCTCGTCCCCGGGAAGCCTTAAGCCGTGTTTTTCCTAGGAGAGCTGGTTTTGGGCCTACCGATGATGCGGGCGAAATGCCTGCGCTCTCTGGGAAGATGCGTTCCCGACAGGCTTTACGGTTCCAAGCCGGGTGAGAATTTCATGAAAACTTCCCATGGCGCCTTGGAGGGCTCGATGAGAACGGGCGCTGAATCATGGGCGAAGATCGAAAAACTTTTTTGACGGAGAAGAAATCATGAGCGTCTATCAGCCTTTGCACCCCCGGATGAGCTGTGATCCCTTTTCATGGGTCGAGCGTCTTAAAACCAGTTTGGCCCATGCGGGAAGGATTCGAGATACGCGCCTTCCAAAGGAACTTTGGCCTCTAGCAACCGTGGTGAGTGTGCTTCGTGCGGGACTCGATGAGTTGCGGTTGCTTCTAGAAGATGTGCCGGAGGTCTTGACGAACTTTGCCTCACAGCTTCAGGAAAAAGCTTTAGGTCCATGGGGGCCTGATTCTGGAAAGCCTCTTGCTCTCCTGGTTCAGCAAAGCCTCGAACGAAGAGACTGGCGTGAAAAAGACATCATCGACATGATTCTTGAATTCCTCAGAAATTGCCGCACCGAGCTTCCCGAAGATCTAGCCGCGGCCTTGAAGCATTTTCATGAAGCGACCATGGAGAGCAGCGATCGAGCCCAAGCTTTGATGGAGGGAATGATCAGCGAAGCTCGAGGTCGATTGGGAGGTCTTCAATGGGTTCGATCGTTGCCGTCCGACCAGAAAAGGTCTTGTGCCGGGCCCTTGGGACCTGAATCGCTGGTATGGCTTCAGGAAATCATGGCGGTTATGACGGGGTGCGCTGAAGCCTTTAAGGCGCGTTCAGCCGAAGCCTTGGAATCCTCGAACGGTTCGGATCTGTGGAAGGAGTTCAATAAAGCCTTGACCGAGGTGTGGGGAAGTTCAGGGCGAAGTTTTCCTGTCAAGGATTTGGAAAAGGCCTCCCTGTACCTCATGGAAGACATGGAGGCGAGCGATGCCAATCATGGGTTTTTTATCCGGTTCTTGATCGAAAACGAGGCCGCTTATCGCCGCCTTCTCAGAACCTGCTATGCCGACGAAACGGTGCAGATGGCGTGTCTCGAGCAGGAATGTGATCGTTTTAACCGACTTCCCGAACATGCTGCTCATCGCGTCGCCTACACGTCAAAAGAAAAAAAATGGTGGCTGAAAGCGTTCTTTTTTAGACCCGACGTGGTCCAATGTTTTGTGGAACGTGAAAAAGTCAAAGAACTCTACCATGTGCTGAAAGGCTTGGATGCCAAAGCCTATCTGCCTCGAGTTCTTCATGAGGTTCAGGGCTTGTTTGGGTATGTGACTCCAGAGGCGTGCCAAAACATCGTCGAACAGCTCGCCTTGGATCCTGACGATGTTCTTCGTGTCATTGCGTCGTACAAACAGTACAGTGCCGATCCATCGGGAGACATCATCATCTACGTTTGCAAAGGCACCGCCTGTTTTCTGAGAGATCAACCTGAGTTATCCCGGCGTTTGACCCTTGAGATCGGGGCGGAAGTGGAAGCCGTGGGTCGTTATGGCGTCCAATATGTGGAAATGGACTGCTTTGGTGTGTGTCATTTGGCACCCGTGGTGAGAGCGGGTGACCGATTTTACGGCCGACAGCAGCCTGAAGATATTCCTCGGCTTGTCAGTCGATTAATTCAAGGTCCCGACTACGAAAATCGACAAGTGTTCGTGGCGCGTCTTGTAGAAAAGCTGATGTCTACAAGGATCAGTGAGCCTGTCGAGACCTTGACAGTCCATGGCGTCGAGGTGTTTCCCAAAGCGCGGCGCGAAGCGACACTGCGGCAATCTTTCCGGGACGAATCTTTAGCCGGCGGGGCCTTGATTCTTGATGCCGACGGGATGGTCTTCGTGGAAAGACCCGATGGCGATAGGGTCCAGTTGGGTCGTCTGATTCCTCGCGTTTTTCCCTTCAAGATTCAGCATGTCGATGGATCGGATCGATACGGTGCTGTGATCTATACCAAAAATCGGCGGCTGGTTCGAGGTCTCGGCCTTCCCGACCTGACGGACGAAACAATTCTGAATGCGGCACTTCCCCCGACGGTTTGCGTAATCGACGGACGAGTGGTTTTATCGTCTTTGGAAAACACGCTGTTCTTGGGGCCCTACACAGATCGGGTGTTTGTGGTGGAATCTTCGAGGGAATACCTCTGCGTGGTTTTGAAGGATGAAGGTTCAAATGTGCCTCCCGTGGTCGAGGAAGCAACCGAAGAGGAAAGCTCTAAGGATTCTGATGAACTTTCGTTTCGATCCGCTCAGGATCGAGTGGTTCTAGGCTTTGCCGCTGCGGCGGGAGACCCTGCACGCTTGGCCTCTTATCGAGAGGCAGGGGGATATGAGTCCGTGTTTCGTGTCCTGGGTTTTCGAGGAGAACCTGCCTGGAGTGCCGAGCGGATTATCTTTGAGGTGCGTGAAGCACGACTTCGAGGGCGTGGTGGAGCCGGTTTTCCCACGGGTCGTAAATGGGAAGCCATGCAACGGGCTGTGTGCCGCATCGAAGCCGAAGACGGCAACCGGGATTGCCTCAAGCTCATTGTGGCCAATGGGGATGAGGGCGATCCAGGGGCCTTCATGGATCGAACGCTCATTGAGGAAAAACCACATCAGGTTTTGGAAGGAATGATCCTGGCGGCCATTGCCGTAGGAGCCCGCTATGGGGTGATTTATGTGCGCAAGGAATACGAAGATGCCGTGAGAAGCCTTGAGGACGCTTTGTTTGAAGCTCGAAGGAGCGGGTTTTTAGGGCGCAATATTTTCGGGGTTCCCGGTTTGGATTTTGACATTGAGATTCGGCTGGGGGCCGGGGCTTTTGTGGCTGGGGAAAAACGAGCCATCATGAGGGCCATTGAAGGAAAGCCTGCCGAACCCACCATCAAGGCACCGTCCAACACCGTGCGCGGCCTGTGGGGTAAACCCACGTTGCTCAATAACGTGGAAACCTTTGCCAATGTGCCTGTGATCATTCATCGAGGCAGTTCCTGGTATGCCGGTTTGGGCACATCGAGAAGCGGAGGGACCAAGATCTTTTCCGTCGCCGGTATTGTGAAGAAGACGGGCTTGGTGGAAGTGCGTTTTGGGAAAACCCTTGGGGACATCATCGAAATGTGCGGAGGAATTCAGGAGGGAAAAAAGCTTTCCGGTGTGCAAATCGGAGGTCCTTCCGGAGCCATTCTGTCCTTGACGGGAGCTCGAGCCTATCTGCTGCAGACACCCCTGGACTTTGACACGTTCAATGATGCCGGGGCCATGCTGGGATCTGGGGGATTGGTCTTTATCGGCGAAGATGATGATGTGGTGCGTTTGGCCAGGCATTTTACGGACTGGCTTTCCGAGGAGTCCTGTGGCCAGTGCCCATCCTGTTTTCGAGGGACCAGGGCCTTGGGAAGGGTTTTGGACCGCGTGCTGGCAGGGCAAGGGACCGCAGGCGACATTCACGAACTCTGGGCCTTAAGTGATGTGGTGCGAGCCGGCAGTCAATGTGGTCTTGGGACCACAGCGGCCAATCCCGTAACCAGTGCCCTGCGTTTCTTTCCGGCAGCCTTCTTTCACTACCTCCTTCAGAATCCCCAAATGGGACTCCATGAACTTTTTGAAGCTCTGGAAGCTCTTCGACTGCTCACAAGGCAGGACATGGTGCGGGTAACCGGTGGACTACGCCATGTGGAAGGCACAAATTTTACGCTAAAGCGACATTTGGTACGCTTTCTTGTCGAGGAGGTGGAAAAAATCGACCAATACCGTCCGACGTCATGCCGCATGACCGAACGGTTGCTTCGCCTTTTGGGATTACCTCGGTACGAAGTGGGCCAAAGGGAAGTGGTCATGGAATGGCGCCATGTGGCCTGAAAAGCCAGGCAACTGCAGCAAATGAGGTGCAAGAAACCTCTTGCTTTAGCGGGATCCTGCGACCGCCCACGAATTTCAAGAACACGGTGCGGTCAAAAGAGTTCGAGCGTGCCATGTTTGGTCAGAGTTCTTAAAGATGGTGAAGTAAGTGAGACTAGGAAGGGGGAGGGCAGAAGGCGGTGGTTTTGACCACAACTAGGGAGGTGACGATGACAAAGGAAAGATCGTACTTTGAAGCCTTTCGAGAAATGGTGCAAGTGGTGAGCGGTTCCCTGGACGTTCACAATGTGCTTCAGGCCATGGTGCAAACCATTCCAAGGGTGCTGGGGGTGAAGGCCTGTGCCGTTCGCCTTCTGGATCCCAAAGGCAGAACCCTGGAGCTGGCAGCCAGTTTCGGTTTGAGCGACGCCTACATTCATAAAGGGCCGGTGGATGCCGACCAAAGCCTGGCGGAATCTCTTCAAGGACGAACCGTGGTCATTGATGATGCGGCCACAGACCCTCGGGCCCAATACGGGGAGGCGGCCAAAAGAGAGGGGATTGTCAGCATCTGCTCAGTGCCGCTCAAAGTCAAGGGTCGTGTCATCGGTGTTCTTCGCCTTTACACGGATGCACCGAAAAGCTTCCAAAAGGATGACCTGGCCTTCGTGGAGGCTCTCGGAGAATTGGGAGGGATCGCCATTGAGAACGCACGCCTCTATGAACGTCTCAAGAAAGACTACGAAGAAGTGATGAGCGACGTTTTTCGTTTTGTCGGCTATCGTCGCAGTCTGTAACCCGTGAGGGCGGAAAGCTCTTTTCCGTAAAGTCTACCGCCATGGTCGAGTAACAACTGAATATGGCTAAGAAAAGTTTAAGATTTTTTGGAAAGCTGCCGATAACAAGAAAGCAGGATGTTGTGCCAAGAACATGGGCAACAGGCGGCGAGATCAAATGCACCTTTCTGAATGAGCTGGATTCGTGAGGGGCACGGGGAGAAGGGATTGTAGCGAGGGTGGTGGATATGACGGGATCGGCTGCGGTGGCGGAAAGCAGGTTTGAGGCACTGGATTTTCGAAAAGCCAGGAAACAATCCCTGTCTGGATCGATCACCTTTGAAGAGCTAGGTTACGTGGTCTTTCCAATCAAATACCTGATCCCGGACTTCATGGTCCCGTGCAACCTTTATGTTCCGGTCTTGGCTAAGGGAGAAGAGCTGCCTACCTTCGTGAAGGTTTTGGATCGAGGTCAGTTTTACTCGGATGCTTGGAGAGTGACTCTCAAAGAGCAGCGTATTGAGGAGCTCTATGCCGAAGCCCATGAGACGGAAGGGCTTGACGAATACTTTCAAGAAATTATGGAAGTCCTGGCCGAAGACGAGGTCACTCCCAATTGGCAAAAGGCCTTGGTCTTTTATAATTATGGAGAATTTATCGCACGTCATATCTTTCATGATGTATACGATGGGCAATTTGTGGAAAAGGCGTCTCAATGGGCTGACGCCCTTCTTGGGTTTCTTCATGCAAAAAAGGTGAGTATTTCGGTCATTTATCGTGTCTTTATGAATCATTACGAGACGTTCAATCATAGTCTTCAGGTATCCATGATGGCCATGGCTTTTTGCGGTCATTTGGGTTGGCGCCGGGAGGATGTGGTTCGACTCGGCGTGGCCGGCTTGTTTCATGACATCGGCAAGGTATGGGTGGATAGTCGAATTCTCTTGAAACCTTCGTCCCTGACTCGGGAAGAATTTGCCTATATTTTACGGCATCCTCAAACCGCTTACGAGCATTTGGAGACCATGGGATGGATGAACACAGACCAGTTGGCTGCCGTGCGTGAGCATCACGAGTCTATGGACGGAACAGGATATCCGCAGGGTCTCAAGGGATCCGAAATCCACCCCTTTGCTCGAGTGCTCCACATTTGCGACTGCTTTGACGCTCTCACCACCCATCGTCCCTATAAGAAAGCCGTGACTCCTTTTAAAGCCCTCAAGCTTATGCAAAGTGAGATGAGGCTTTCTTTTGACCGCCATCTTCTGTATAAGTTCATTCAATTCCTCGGCTCCTGAACGGAGCTGAATCAAACTTATTAACAGGACATGTT harbors:
- a CDS encoding (Fe-S)-binding protein, which encodes MGIEGIILQSSLEQFYAGLSADLESALRRAAGEVTGTLGECFLFQETTFNVHRRVEQALEELQRIDQAWSTEAEDLDPEKVFLGAVRHVWFASRDSREHARKVGFFSTQPCDLLPWVRWFLLVENYHRTDPSFHDRRLDRLRYLKSENPEAPCVTHEDVLLWLEHQLLTHENEPLSFIAQKCADQLRHRLDPTLKPEISLEAFCYLLLRCHQFCLAETMTEEHAARLQAVLGWRRFLSLTDLMLVVIQRVIEREPLPNAVSVLEGLMADGFHIRHASFKDPYEADVVSPEETAQFDEAAIRILTPIHELQGHLEEDCRSVSRRWHQQRAKVLDELLSEIRELQDMILQPLPRKHLIAQSLRLFTSWSLAGWKNREDGPRALMDRVRAMFPERILKALVRQRRGYELATRKEWTQLLERECRLQWESYWKEPGSRTFGEADFRVWTRTQALALGSTPPVDINTDAEEMHRILNTLADHVVRFKASLETETVSACLGVPVSFPTAGTPLEFLEHLRDMMPLEKVSLQAPRLQQLSPEEASILHTRTLVQFAEAFYLWVVAQRKKVQGEPLSLSVDQIPSLASVMVPPWEKLAHDLARKAVQKFQDRAAPIYRRQKHPICVDEDECGVHLAHFMVRELKTDVMAAAETGDLEPVRQALLDESTRIMAPRLVQWHMVPEKFLLQWAGLLNGRSGSDELVKALVSILPGMNCGACGESRCTGFALGLAQGRHHAAECVHLSPVHRERLTQLLRTASAQAFSENGFSSAYDLFKNPAAWRRLPKGHPLKLRITRVLDVKEQDVRRRVMDKAMTQWQSLASKPDVCKRPDMEAFYQGLVATIGYEATEKIQPEERQWLIRNGEMRLNKEWERLKNRADWLTMERRLVAGAPSAQREDPEVQAERFYATVPYLHLLGKQDRRRLLAYRLERFEEGFFQWWNQDLLAMNHPQYRIDNWEEFSKVIKNAYWHQENFPAPRTVAEELLREMEHRGDKEVFFRDVLTAWIQPLGEVPTGKQSRGFLEDSGDSGEVQSISQLKAHLERLCRDMMAHEEETGFGKTSPDMDRRLELAWKAFQTSNISFGENFTVSKAEGREPQWIRDMIRELLEEQERERLLAEIVENAVASNRAQWLPAESLRAWISNALRRGIQPSEILEKIFGWFQSFPQWKETLLLDALQKMVSLARWRFLVEAFSGVVLEGIPSTEVDWYERRFPRWMKEVESAVRRRGDFDRERLLHYLFVLAKREGDLDVITALLREIRETSDVIEAAWLQFTNDRVTEPLPAPLSKGFGARYSLLVNRMKDLEPIRRCLQEGVPRGEKPDVVAAVRELQLFMRFHIVRDDAESKGADACFEAFWEEGYNLEGLNKDDLRLAFNREWQNRARWRQDRIWIMTMAVARRLASQSHELYEADKAFSKVRQGLLREEGMEEARDVIQRRGIALGTIKEAMYRELSELLEKERMESFRTRIRQIVHELDRKRLRIVQAWYTGTVNRYSVFHLLRQYQKQTHSPSGEDFRDFFMEQWFQRIERLRASDREDRRHRIREVDEGFQAVLGVSPLVLEKEAERESAEAWNTWLRGSQEEIYRRLGGLSENSQCQAL
- a CDS encoding NAD(P)H-dependent oxidoreductase subunit E, translated to MSVYQPLHPRMSCDPFSWVERLKTSLAHAGRIRDTRLPKELWPLATVVSVLRAGLDELRLLLEDVPEVLTNFASQLQEKALGPWGPDSGKPLALLVQQSLERRDWREKDIIDMILEFLRNCRTELPEDLAAALKHFHEATMESSDRAQALMEGMISEARGRLGGLQWVRSLPSDQKRSCAGPLGPESLVWLQEIMAVMTGCAEAFKARSAEALESSNGSDLWKEFNKALTEVWGSSGRSFPVKDLEKASLYLMEDMEASDANHGFFIRFLIENEAAYRRLLRTCYADETVQMACLEQECDRFNRLPEHAAHRVAYTSKEKKWWLKAFFFRPDVVQCFVEREKVKELYHVLKGLDAKAYLPRVLHEVQGLFGYVTPEACQNIVEQLALDPDDVLRVIASYKQYSADPSGDIIIYVCKGTACFLRDQPELSRRLTLEIGAEVEAVGRYGVQYVEMDCFGVCHLAPVVRAGDRFYGRQQPEDIPRLVSRLIQGPDYENRQVFVARLVEKLMSTRISEPVETLTVHGVEVFPKARREATLRQSFRDESLAGGALILDADGMVFVERPDGDRVQLGRLIPRVFPFKIQHVDGSDRYGAVIYTKNRRLVRGLGLPDLTDETILNAALPPTVCVIDGRVVLSSLENTLFLGPYTDRVFVVESSREYLCVVLKDEGSNVPPVVEEATEEESSKDSDELSFRSAQDRVVLGFAAAAGDPARLASYREAGGYESVFRVLGFRGEPAWSAERIIFEVREARLRGRGGAGFPTGRKWEAMQRAVCRIEAEDGNRDCLKLIVANGDEGDPGAFMDRTLIEEKPHQVLEGMILAAIAVGARYGVIYVRKEYEDAVRSLEDALFEARRSGFLGRNIFGVPGLDFDIEIRLGAGAFVAGEKRAIMRAIEGKPAEPTIKAPSNTVRGLWGKPTLLNNVETFANVPVIIHRGSSWYAGLGTSRSGGTKIFSVAGIVKKTGLVEVRFGKTLGDIIEMCGGIQEGKKLSGVQIGGPSGAILSLTGARAYLLQTPLDFDTFNDAGAMLGSGGLVFIGEDDDVVRLARHFTDWLSEESCGQCPSCFRGTRALGRVLDRVLAGQGTAGDIHELWALSDVVRAGSQCGLGTTAANPVTSALRFFPAAFFHYLLQNPQMGLHELFEALEALRLLTRQDMVRVTGGLRHVEGTNFTLKRHLVRFLVEEVEKIDQYRPTSCRMTERLLRLLGLPRYEVGQREVVMEWRHVA